A window from Gemmatimonadota bacterium encodes these proteins:
- a CDS encoding dihydroorotase, with amino-acid sequence MKTLIRGGRVVDPSSGRDEVADVLLEDGRIAAVEPGIAADGVREIDAVGLTVAPGLVDMHVHLREPGYEYKEDIASGSAAAAAGGFTSVACMPNTNPALDDEPSIAAVLSRAAEVGLCRVHPIAAITRGRAGKDLTEMVLLERAGAVGFSDDGDPVGSSRVMRRALEYSRLTSRAILSHSEDRDLSAGGHMNEGRMSTLLGIPGMPAAAEEIGTERDIRLAEMTGGRLHVCHVSTAGSVEILRQAKRRGVRVTAEAAPHHFTLTDEAVEGYDASTKMSPPLRTPEDRSAIIEGLADGTLDAIATDHAPHADREKLVEFDRAPFGIIGLETALGLAVTELVAGGHMTLPEVIAKMSIIPSQILGIDAGTLSVGAVADIVLIDPQEKWTVSQADLRSKARNTPFIDRALVGRAVLTLLGGETTHAHPDALSRITVQEETSV; translated from the coding sequence TTGAAAACGCTCATTCGGGGCGGGCGTGTAGTGGACCCTTCCTCAGGAAGGGATGAGGTGGCGGATGTTCTCCTGGAGGACGGCAGGATTGCGGCAGTGGAACCGGGGATCGCGGCCGACGGAGTCCGGGAGATCGATGCGGTGGGCCTTACGGTCGCGCCCGGCCTTGTGGACATGCATGTGCATCTGCGGGAGCCGGGATACGAGTACAAGGAGGACATCGCGAGCGGTTCCGCGGCCGCGGCGGCGGGCGGTTTCACTTCGGTGGCGTGCATGCCGAACACGAATCCCGCGCTGGACGACGAACCTTCCATTGCGGCCGTGCTCTCGCGTGCGGCAGAGGTGGGGTTGTGCCGTGTCCACCCGATTGCGGCAATCACGCGAGGCCGTGCGGGCAAAGACCTGACGGAAATGGTCCTTCTGGAGCGTGCGGGCGCGGTCGGCTTCTCCGACGACGGCGATCCGGTCGGCAGTTCGCGCGTCATGCGCCGCGCGCTGGAGTATTCGCGTCTGACTTCCCGCGCAATCCTCTCGCATTCGGAAGACCGGGATCTTTCCGCGGGCGGCCATATGAATGAAGGCCGGATGAGCACGCTCCTCGGGATTCCCGGGATGCCCGCCGCCGCGGAGGAAATCGGGACCGAGCGCGACATCCGGCTTGCGGAGATGACCGGCGGCCGGTTGCATGTCTGCCATGTCTCGACGGCCGGGTCGGTGGAGATTCTCCGCCAGGCGAAGCGGCGTGGCGTTCGCGTCACGGCGGAAGCGGCACCGCACCACTTCACGCTGACCGATGAGGCGGTCGAAGGGTATGATGCGTCCACGAAGATGAGTCCGCCTCTCCGAACGCCGGAAGATCGCTCGGCCATCATCGAAGGACTGGCGGACGGGACGCTCGATGCCATCGCGACGGATCACGCCCCGCACGCGGACCGTGAGAAGTTGGTTGAGTTCGACCGCGCGCCGTTCGGCATCATCGGGCTGGAGACTGCGCTGGGTCTGGCGGTGACCGAACTCGTCGCCGGTGGCCACATGACGCTTCCGGAGGTGATTGCCAAGATGTCGATCATTCCGTCGCAGATCTTGGGGATCGACGCAGGGACGCTCTCCGTCGGGGCGGTAGCCGACATTGTGTTGATCGATCCCCAGGAGAAGTGGACGGTGTCGCAGGCGGACCTCCGGTCGAAGGCGCGAAACACGCCTTTCATCGACCGCGCACTTGTGGGGCGCGCGGTTCTCACCCTTCTCGGAGGGGAGACGACCCACGCGCACCCGGACGCCCTTTCGCGCATCACGGTGCAGGAGGAGACCTCGGTCTGA
- a CDS encoding dihydroorotate dehydrogenase electron transfer subunit: MTRTSELAANVYALSFESPGIARDCLPGQFVHLATGSGARVLRRPFSIARIRDRELTLIYRVVGEGTRWLRDRRPGDALDTLGPLGRPFALPTDAESVLLVGGGLGIAPLLALAEGLRASGCAAPMEALFGARSVGELFAADLGDAVAGLDWLHATDDGSEGFAGSVVDLLRDRLATARSDGASAGGVVVYAAGPAPMLRACAAVCVPQGIDLQVSMEAHMACGVGACRACAVVSGPDPEALPWRVCREGPVFDAAEIVWEKVGA, encoded by the coding sequence GTGACCCGCACCAGCGAACTGGCGGCGAATGTGTACGCGCTGTCGTTCGAAAGCCCGGGCATCGCGCGGGACTGTCTTCCCGGCCAGTTTGTTCATCTGGCCACGGGCAGCGGAGCGCGTGTGCTGCGCCGCCCGTTCAGTATTGCGCGGATCCGCGATCGCGAACTCACGCTCATCTACCGCGTGGTCGGTGAGGGAACCCGCTGGCTGCGCGATCGACGCCCCGGCGATGCACTCGACACGCTCGGTCCGCTGGGTCGCCCGTTCGCCCTCCCGACCGATGCGGAATCCGTGCTTCTTGTCGGAGGCGGCCTGGGGATTGCGCCGCTTCTCGCTCTGGCGGAAGGGCTGCGCGCCTCGGGATGCGCCGCGCCCATGGAGGCGCTCTTCGGAGCCCGGTCTGTGGGGGAACTCTTCGCCGCCGATCTTGGCGACGCCGTCGCGGGTCTCGACTGGTTGCACGCCACCGACGACGGTTCCGAGGGGTTCGCGGGGAGCGTGGTCGACCTTCTGCGCGACCGGCTGGCAACTGCGCGGTCCGACGGTGCCTCCGCGGGAGGGGTCGTCGTGTATGCGGCCGGCCCCGCACCCATGCTTCGCGCGTGTGCCGCTGTCTGCGTGCCGCAGGGGATTGACCTTCAGGTATCGATGGAGGCGCACATGGCGTGCGGTGTGGGCGCGTGCCGTGCGTGCGCGGTGGTCAGTGGGCCGGACCCGGAGGCGCTGCCCTGGCGCGTTTGCCGGGAGGGGCCGGTGTTCGACGCGGCGGAGATCGTATGGGAGAAGGTGGGCGCATGA
- a CDS encoding dihydroorotate dehydrogenase, which yields MSDTNTAPTPATGGPKALSPLEIRLGSLRLRNPVLAASGAFGSGGDYHGLIDNALLGGFVTKSVTLHPRRGNPHPRVAETPSGMLNSIGLENPGIDRFLRHEWVAASAEPCAAVLSVAGGTPEEYAELCAKAEAVGTVPAIEINLSCPNVKEGGRTFGADPGAVEGILRRCRAETSAFLVAKLTPNADPAAVAEGAEAGGADAVSLINTLIGMAIDVERKRPKLAMGTGGLSGPAIRPVAVAMVHRVHRAVGIPVIGIGGIASAEDALEFLLAGASAVQVGTALFTDPGAMGRIIAGLSEYCTRHGHASIREVTGALEGGDLLGSGGRT from the coding sequence ATGAGTGACACGAATACGGCACCAACGCCCGCGACGGGCGGGCCGAAGGCGCTTTCGCCACTGGAGATCCGGCTCGGATCGCTGCGCTTGCGGAACCCCGTGTTGGCAGCAAGCGGCGCCTTCGGTTCGGGTGGCGACTACCACGGACTGATCGACAATGCGCTTCTTGGCGGGTTCGTGACGAAGAGCGTGACGCTTCACCCCCGTCGCGGCAACCCGCACCCGCGCGTGGCTGAAACGCCTTCGGGAATGCTGAACTCGATCGGTCTCGAGAATCCCGGAATCGACCGCTTCCTTCGCCACGAGTGGGTGGCCGCATCCGCGGAACCGTGCGCGGCTGTGCTCTCGGTGGCCGGGGGAACGCCGGAGGAATACGCGGAACTTTGCGCGAAGGCGGAAGCCGTGGGTACTGTCCCCGCGATCGAGATCAACCTCTCCTGCCCGAATGTGAAAGAAGGTGGGCGCACCTTCGGCGCGGACCCCGGCGCGGTGGAAGGAATCCTCCGCCGGTGTCGTGCGGAGACGAGCGCGTTTCTCGTGGCGAAACTCACCCCGAATGCGGATCCGGCGGCGGTGGCCGAAGGGGCGGAAGCGGGCGGGGCGGATGCCGTGTCGCTGATCAACACGCTGATCGGCATGGCGATCGATGTAGAGCGGAAGCGCCCGAAACTGGCGATGGGAACGGGCGGGCTGTCCGGCCCCGCGATCCGGCCGGTTGCGGTGGCGATGGTCCATCGCGTGCATCGCGCGGTCGGGATTCCCGTGATCGGGATCGGCGGGATTGCTTCCGCGGAAGACGCGCTGGAGTTCCTGCTCGCGGGGGCATCGGCGGTGCAGGTGGGGACGGCCCTCTTCACCGATCCGGGCGCCATGGGACGGATCATCGCGGGCCTTTCGGAATACTGCACGCGACACGGGCATGCATCCATCCGGGAAGTGACGGGTGCGCTGGAAGGTGGCGACTTGCTGGGAAGCGGAGGACGAACATGA
- the pyrF gene encoding orotidine-5'-phosphate decarboxylase, giving the protein MSDRTTGPGAHLAPAERIAVALDVATGAEALAMRDALGDDAGLVKLGPALFVREGMPLVRALQDSGVGVFLDLKLHDIPSVVARAAAHAAAEGVRYLTVHASGGAAMVEEAATAADAAGRGTSVLAVTVLTSLDLAAWRASASPDEETVAGAVGRLARLAIEAGAHGLVGSAREASILRSAGGPDAWVVTPGITMPGSGSADQARTVTPAEAVASGADVLVVGRGVTRSENPREALRSIRSFFEEVAS; this is encoded by the coding sequence ATGAGTGACCGGACGACCGGGCCCGGCGCGCACCTTGCGCCGGCGGAACGCATCGCGGTGGCGCTGGATGTTGCCACGGGAGCCGAAGCGCTGGCCATGCGCGACGCACTGGGAGACGACGCGGGACTCGTCAAGCTGGGTCCGGCGCTCTTTGTGCGGGAAGGGATGCCGCTGGTGCGCGCTCTTCAGGATTCCGGCGTGGGTGTGTTTCTCGACCTGAAACTGCACGATATCCCCAGCGTTGTTGCCCGTGCCGCCGCCCACGCCGCGGCCGAAGGCGTTCGCTATCTCACGGTTCACGCATCCGGAGGTGCCGCCATGGTGGAGGAAGCCGCGACGGCGGCGGATGCCGCAGGGCGCGGAACATCCGTGCTTGCGGTCACGGTGCTCACCAGTCTGGATCTTGCGGCGTGGCGAGCCTCCGCCTCTCCGGACGAAGAGACCGTGGCGGGTGCGGTCGGCCGCCTTGCGCGACTGGCGATCGAAGCCGGGGCCCACGGGCTGGTGGGGTCGGCGCGCGAAGCGTCCATCCTGCGAAGCGCGGGGGGGCCTGACGCATGGGTCGTGACCCCCGGGATCACGATGCCCGGGAGCGGGTCCGCCGACCAGGCGCGCACGGTCACGCCTGCCGAGGCGGTGGCGTCGGGCGCGGATGTACTGGTCGTGGGGCGGGGGGTCACGCGTTCGGAGAACCCGCGCGAGGCACTCCGGTCGATCCGCTCGTTCTTCGAGGAGGTGGCGTCGTGA
- a CDS encoding tetratricopeptide repeat protein: MRRFITLAAMLAVVAGSGCAYYNTLYNARKKFDEAQEIKRNADEEREEIGRQEINLYEESFERAARVVKFYPESKWVDDALLLMARVSFEKSDYSAAVRKCREILVFFPDSELVPEALLMLGRTHLEAREYAEAVASLEKMLVEVSDGDRLRGDAAYFLGRVQFEQGDREAAHGAYLEVVEHHAESDWFAEAGLALGEMAMEDSSATDAAGFFKRVWDDAQIVRDRFRAGMRRGDALIAMGELKRARSAFDEIAHGSFDEKRRGKALLRKAEVCRALGEEDEAISIYEGILEEMARREAAAAAQLALAEMVDESGDLEAALEAYEKVKEQGTGHPAWREASERRTRIQRVMDLQNTIGGLAEEDPERLRNRFLLAEEYLESIGDVDRALTEYAALAEDAPGTLWGGKALYSTAWIHEYRLDQPDTAEVLLYLLANHYSGTDVADAARGRFGFPIWRARVLDVPRVSFVRPEGEESTPVDIVVERAEPREAQFPEGDPEAVVWVRVWIDEDGSPAETKVVRSGGEDCDAASVEAATGTRFLPPDEGGAPITVLRYVFGPKAKAGGTGAAKDSLKATLPREDATLPPPEPGKARSQSFDPDARLGGRRQPVDPSTAD; the protein is encoded by the coding sequence GTGCGCCGATTCATCACTCTGGCTGCGATGCTCGCTGTCGTGGCGGGATCGGGGTGTGCGTACTACAACACGCTCTACAATGCGCGGAAGAAGTTCGACGAAGCACAGGAGATCAAGCGCAACGCGGATGAGGAACGCGAGGAGATCGGGCGGCAGGAGATCAACCTCTACGAAGAGTCCTTTGAACGCGCCGCGCGAGTCGTGAAGTTCTACCCTGAGAGCAAGTGGGTGGACGACGCCCTTCTCCTGATGGCGCGTGTCAGCTTCGAGAAGTCGGACTACTCGGCAGCGGTCCGCAAGTGCCGCGAGATCCTCGTTTTTTTTCCAGACTCGGAACTGGTGCCGGAAGCGCTGCTCATGCTCGGGCGGACGCACCTGGAGGCACGCGAATACGCGGAGGCTGTGGCGTCGCTGGAGAAGATGCTGGTCGAAGTGTCGGATGGCGACCGGTTGCGCGGGGATGCCGCGTACTTTCTCGGCCGAGTCCAGTTCGAGCAGGGAGATCGCGAAGCCGCACACGGAGCATACCTTGAAGTCGTGGAACACCACGCGGAGTCGGACTGGTTTGCGGAGGCGGGGCTTGCGCTCGGCGAGATGGCGATGGAAGACAGCAGTGCGACCGATGCGGCCGGCTTCTTCAAGCGCGTATGGGATGACGCGCAGATTGTGCGCGATCGCTTCCGGGCTGGAATGCGCAGGGGAGACGCACTCATCGCGATGGGAGAACTGAAGCGCGCGCGCTCCGCCTTCGACGAGATTGCGCACGGCTCCTTCGACGAAAAGAGGCGCGGGAAGGCACTGCTTCGCAAAGCCGAAGTGTGTCGCGCGCTGGGCGAGGAGGACGAGGCGATCTCCATCTACGAGGGCATTCTGGAGGAGATGGCTCGGCGCGAAGCCGCAGCCGCCGCGCAACTGGCGCTGGCGGAGATGGTGGACGAATCCGGGGACCTGGAGGCCGCGCTGGAGGCGTACGAGAAGGTGAAGGAGCAGGGGACGGGCCACCCCGCCTGGCGCGAAGCATCGGAGCGGCGGACGAGGATTCAGCGCGTGATGGATCTGCAGAACACCATCGGGGGGCTTGCGGAAGAGGACCCGGAGCGGTTGCGGAACCGGTTCCTTCTGGCGGAAGAGTACTTGGAGAGCATCGGAGATGTAGACCGCGCGCTGACAGAATACGCGGCGCTGGCGGAAGATGCGCCGGGCACGCTGTGGGGCGGCAAGGCTCTCTACTCCACCGCGTGGATTCATGAGTACCGCCTGGACCAACCCGACACGGCGGAAGTCCTGTTGTACTTGCTGGCAAACCACTACTCGGGCACGGATGTCGCGGACGCGGCTCGGGGTCGTTTCGGATTCCCGATCTGGCGGGCTCGCGTGCTGGATGTTCCCCGCGTTTCCTTCGTCAGGCCGGAGGGAGAAGAGTCGACACCGGTGGACATCGTCGTCGAGCGCGCGGAGCCACGGGAGGCGCAGTTCCCCGAGGGGGACCCGGAAGCCGTGGTATGGGTGCGCGTGTGGATCGATGAGGACGGGAGCCCGGCGGAGACGAAGGTGGTGCGTTCCGGCGGAGAGGATTGCGACGCGGCCTCGGTGGAGGCGGCCACCGGGACGCGGTTTCTTCCTCCGGATGAAGGGGGAGCGCCGATCACCGTGCTTCGATATGTCTTCGGCCCGAAGGCAAAGGCGGGCGGGACAGGCGCAGCGAAGGACTCGCTCAAGGCCACGCTGCCCCGCGAAGACGCCACTCTCCCGCCACCCGAACCCGGAAAGGCCCGTTCGCAGTCGTTTGATCCGGATGCGCGTCTGGGCGGAAGGAGGCAGCCGGTTGATCCGTCCACCGCAGACTGA
- the pyrE gene encoding orotate phosphoribosyltransferase, with protein MESDILRAFEETGALRTGHFHLSSGLHSDTYFQSALVLQYPERADELARSLASRLRESEPETIVGPALGGVVLGWEVARVMGARGIFTERADGKMALRRGFGVSPGERIAIVEDVVTTGKSTRETMAVLHASGAEVVAVGALVDRSAGRAALGVPFHALLSLDVKAWDPSECPACAANIPVEKPGSRPVTGASSA; from the coding sequence ATGGAATCGGACATCCTCCGTGCGTTCGAGGAGACGGGCGCACTTCGCACGGGGCACTTCCATCTGTCCAGCGGCCTGCACTCCGACACCTACTTCCAGTCCGCGCTGGTGCTTCAGTATCCCGAGCGTGCGGATGAACTCGCGAGATCGCTGGCGTCCCGGCTTCGCGAATCCGAACCGGAGACGATTGTCGGTCCCGCGTTGGGTGGTGTGGTCCTGGGATGGGAAGTGGCGCGCGTCATGGGCGCCCGCGGGATTTTCACCGAACGCGCGGATGGAAAGATGGCGCTGCGCCGCGGGTTCGGGGTGTCGCCCGGGGAGCGGATCGCGATTGTGGAAGATGTGGTCACCACCGGGAAGTCCACGCGAGAGACCATGGCCGTGCTGCACGCTTCGGGTGCGGAGGTCGTGGCCGTGGGTGCGCTGGTGGACCGGAGCGCCGGTCGCGCCGCGCTCGGCGTTCCGTTCCATGCGCTCCTGTCGCTCGATGTGAAAGCCTGGGATCCGTCTGAATGTCCCGCCTGCGCTGCGAACATCCCCGTTGAAAAGCCCGGGAGCCGCCCCGTGACGGGGGCGTCTTCCGCCTGA